The Falco biarmicus isolate bFalBia1 chromosome 20, bFalBia1.pri, whole genome shotgun sequence genome window below encodes:
- the ST3GAL4 gene encoding CMP-N-acetylneuraminate-beta-galactosamide-alpha-2,3-sialyltransferase 4 isoform X8: MPLLLIKMLNKSRGKILGVLALFLVMVWYSIYREDRYTQLFYFPVQENKTTCPLGEVEKKASQLIGNYTRDHPLFLQLKDYFWVKTPSLYELPYGTKGSEDVLLRLLSITHYSLPESIQSLKCRRCAVVGNGHRLRNSSMGETINTYDVVIRLNNAPVHGYEQDVGSKTTMRLFYPESAHFNPKTENNPDTLLVLVPFKPMDFQWMEAILNDKKRVRKGFWKQPPLIWDANPEQVRILNPYYMEVTAAKLLNLPMKQPRKVKQKPTTGLLAITLALHFCDLVHIAGFGYPDSANKKQTIHYYEQITLKSMAASEHNVSHEAVAIKRMLELGLVKNLTYF; encoded by the exons ATGCCTCTCCTGCTGATAAAAATGCTCAACAAGTCTC GAGGGAAGATACTCGGGGTGCTGGCGCTGTTTCTGGTGATGGTTTGGTACTCGATCTACCGGGAAGACAGGTACACACAGCT cttttatttccccgtgcaagaaaacaaaacgaCTTGTCCCCTCGGGGAGGTGGAAAAGAAAGCGTCGCAGCTCATTGGGAA CTACACGAGGGACCACCCGCTCTTCTTGCAGCTGAAGGATTACTTCTGGGTGAAGACGCCGTCGCTCTACGAGCTGCCTTACGGCACAAAGGGGAGCG AAGACGTCCTCCTGCGCTTGCTGTCTATCACCCACTACTCCCTGCCCGAGAGCATCCAGAG CCTGAAGTGCCGGAGGTGCGCGGTGGTGGGCAACGGCCACCGGCTCCGCAACAGCTCCATGGGGGAGACCATCAACACGTACGATGTTGTGATCAG GTTGAACAACGCCCCGGTCCACGGTTATGAGCAGGACGTGGGTTCCAAGACCACCATGCGCCTCTTCTACCCGGAGTCGGCCCACTTCAACCCCAAGACGGAGAACAACCCCGACAccttgctggtgctggtgccctTCAAGCCCATGGACTTCCAGTGGATGGAGGCCATCCTCAACGACAAGAAGAGG GTTCGGAAAGGGTTTTGGAAGCAGCCCCCATTGATCTGGGATGCTAACCCGGAGCAAGTGCGCATCCTCAACCCTTACTACATGGAAGTAACTGCTGCTAAACTGCTCAACCTCCCCATGAAGCAACCACGGAAGGTCAAACAG AAGCCCACAACGGGGTTGCTGGCCATCACCTTGGCGCTGCACTTCTGTGACCTGGTGCACATCGCGGGCTTTGGCTACCCCGACTCGGCCAACAAGAAGCAGACCATTCACTACTACGAACAGATCACGCTCAAGTCCATGGCG GCGTCGGAGCACAACGTCTCACACGAGGCAGTGGCCATCAAGCGGATGCTGGAGCTGGGTCTCGTCAAGAACCTCACCTACTTCTga